A genomic segment from Nematostella vectensis chromosome 6, jaNemVect1.1, whole genome shotgun sequence encodes:
- the LOC5519821 gene encoding E3 ubiquitin-protein ligase TRIM71, translated as MASVEVDKLSEHLLKCPICLETYRTPKVLPCLHTFCQHCLKGMIQSGENIIVCPTCRCEVCVPKEGVSALSTNFFINNMLDFLSVALSNSKPIFCTNCEDRNTATSRCIECMEFLCEQCVAAHKRTKLTKEHEILALNELQGQPEVQDKLHRPLVCSVHDNEVLKYFCETCDEPVCRECLIIDHREHRYGYLKDVDKKHRSEVGVLVMSTKKKLARLKEAIDKVTDTRKRLDCKAEEIRQEVMRHTQRCIEVIQEREQELLTQVNNIHRMKSKTLEIQSDDLDMMLGNLNSSIDFTENALRHGNEAEVMLVRKQMTARLKDLNQTKLEYEPLEDEVIDYTLNADEFRKAIERMGTVKVYHAYPRFCYASGVGIQRAKIGLEAVFLVTAKDRMNEVFSGGGETVKVVVEPPEGDEYEGSVIDNGDGTYTVSYEPNQRGNHKIIVTIRNRNIGGSPFSVNVTGRMNYKKLGKAIRTFGSEGAGGGEFSIPWAVAIDEENECFIVTDCNNHRVQVFDFNGVFMFKFGCEGIDKGQFKNPKGIARLTNGHIVVADFNNHRVQIFNEDGRFLRKFGFYGTGGEPGSMNHPCGVACTPGGLILISEQDNHRIQMFDVNGEPIRMFGSQGFTKGQFIYPHHLCVTQRDKVVVADCVNDRIQVFNIEGECLFSFGKEGTQNGLFDGPEGVTCDDEDNILVSDYHNHRVQIFNAEGGFVAAFGQFGDEEGNFRNPCGIAVTNDGNVVVVDSGNHRIQIF; from the exons ATGGCATCAGTAGAAGTGGATAAGCTATCCGAGCACCTCCTCAAATGTCCTATATGTCTAGAAACGTACAGGACACCGAAAGTGCTTCCATGTCTACACACCTTTTGCCAACACTGCCTGAAAGGTATGATACAGTCAGGTGAAAACATTATTGTCTGTCCGACATGCCGATGCGAAGTATGCGTCCCAAAGGAAGGCGTTTCCGCACTCTCCACAAACTTCTTCATCAACAACATGCTGGATTTCCTCTCTGTGGCGTTAAGTAACTCCAAACCCATCTTCTGTACAAACTGCGAGGACCGTAACACGGCTACGTCGAGGTGTATCGAGTGCATGGAGTTCCTGTGCGAGCAGTGCGTCGCTGCCCACAAGCGGACAAAGCTCACAAAGGAGCATGAGATACTCGCCTTGAATGAGCTCCAGGGTCAGCCCGAGGTACAGGACAAGCTACACCGGCCGTTGGTGTGCAGCGTCCATGACAATGAGGTGCTCAAGTACTTTTGCGAGACGTGTGACGAACCCGTGTGCCGGGAATGCCTCATAATCGATCATCGTGAGCATAGGTATGGATATCTGAAAGACGTCGACAAGAAGCATCGATCAGAG GTAGGGGTACTAGTTATGAGTACAAAGAAGAAGTTGGCCAGACTCAAGGAAGCCATTGACAAAGTGACAGATACGCGAAAGAGATTGGATTGCAAAGCTGAGGAAATTCGACAAGAAGTCATGCGTCATACACAGCGCTGTATAGAG GTCATACAAGAACGCGAACAAGAACTCTTAACCCAAGTTAATAACATCCACCGCATGAAATCTAAAACCCTCGAGATCCAATCCGACGACTTGGACATGATGCTTGGGAACCTTAATAGCAGTATCGACTTCACCGAAAACGCCCTTCGTCATGGCAACGAGGCAGAGGTGATGCTTGTCCGAAAGCAAATGACAGCGAGGTTAAAAGACTTGAACCAGACAAAGCTTGAATATGAGCCACTAGAAGACGAGGTCATAGACTATACTTTGAACGCGGACGAGTTCCGAAAAGCAATTGAGCGGATGGGCACAGTAAAGGTGTACCACGCCTACCCGAGGTTCTGCTATGCCTCTGGGGTGGGGATCCAGAGAGCTAAGATAGGTTTAGAGGCTGTGTTTCTTGTGACTGCTAAAGATCGCATGAACGAGGTGTTTAGTGGTGGTGGAGAAACCGTAAAAGTGGTCGTCGAGCCACCCGAAGGTGACGAGTACGAAG GGAGCGTGATCGACAATGGTGACGGTACATACACCGTTTCGTACGAACCCAACCAGCGAGGAAACCACAAGATCATCGTCACGATCCGCAACCGGAACATCGGCGGAAGTCCCTTCTCCGTCAACGTTACCGGAAGGATGAACTATAAAAAGCTGGGTAAAGCGATCCGTACATTTGGCTCCGAGGGGGCTGGGGGTGGGGAGTTCAGTATTCCATGGGCGGTCGCCATCGACGAGGAGAATGAATGCTTTATCGTCACGGACTGCAATAATCACAGAGTCCAGGTGTTCGACTTCAACGGTGTATTTATGTTCAAGTTTGGCTGTGAAGGGATCGATAAGGGTCAGTTTAAGAACCCCAAGGGGATAGCTCGACTCACAAACGGACACATAGTCGTGGCAGACTTCAATAACCATAGAGTGCAAATCTTTAACGAGGATGGGCGTTTTTTACGCAAGTTTGGATTCTATGGGACGGGTGGAGAACCCGGCTCGATGAATCACCCGTGTGGGGTTGCGTGCACGCCCGGCGGGCTCATCCTCATCTCGGAACAGGACAATCACAGGATTCAGATGTTTGATGTAAATGGTGAGCCTATTAGGATGTTCGGGAGCCAGGGGTTCACCAAGGGGCAGTTCATCTATCCGCATCACTTGTGCGTCACACAGAGGGACAAGGTAGTGGTCGCCGACTGTGTCAATGATAGGATACAGGTGTTCAATATTGAAGGGGAGTGCTTGTTCAGCTTCGGCAAGGAAG GAACGCAGAACGGGTTATTTGACGGCCCAGAGGGGGTCACATGCGACGATGAAGACAATATTCTCGTTAGCGATTATCACAACCATCGCGTTCAAATATTCAATGCAGAAGGCGGGTTTGTGGCCGCATTTGGACAGTTTGGTGACGAAGAAGGAAACTTTCGCAATCCATGCGGCATAGCAGTCACTAATGATGGAAATGTCGTTGTTGTAGATAGTGGTAATCACAGGATACAGATATTCTAA